From the genome of Cellvibrio japonicus Ueda107, one region includes:
- a CDS encoding ATP-binding protein, with amino-acid sequence MNPDLSHANALALEQELAWFAAVLDLRFTHYFGSPDTQASTPDIRTLAPPDLSADNSGYARILHEHQFGFDERLVLILCLIPHLRPQALDIFFTQSQVTGRTYTEFGGWRGKAHNGFLPTAETAVFLLAGQDLQRRFSALQLFDEQHALLKKGILKLEHQASGEPFLNAVIAINTEYLHLCTHGQVQKPDYSMEFPAKLITSKLTWDDLVLSREVMEEIDHLHTWLRQGRQLVSRWGLERSIKPGYRSLFFGPPGTGKTLTATLLGASVGVDVYRIDLSMVVSKYIGETEKNLAGVFDQAQNKNWILFFDEADALFGKRTQTSNSNDRHANQEISYLLQRVEDFPGVVILASNIKANIDEAFARRFQSIIYFPLPDEVERLRLWQNLLANTQLLASDVDLPLLAEKYELSGGSLTNVARYAAIRASRLGREQINQADLLQGINKELLKEGRTL; translated from the coding sequence ATGAACCCTGACCTCAGCCACGCCAACGCCCTCGCCCTGGAACAGGAACTCGCCTGGTTTGCGGCCGTGCTCGACCTGCGTTTTACCCATTATTTCGGCTCGCCCGACACCCAGGCCAGCACCCCGGATATACGCACACTCGCGCCGCCGGACCTGAGTGCGGATAACTCCGGCTACGCACGCATCCTGCACGAGCATCAATTCGGCTTTGATGAGCGCCTGGTGCTGATCCTCTGCTTGATTCCCCACCTGCGCCCCCAGGCGCTGGATATTTTTTTCACCCAGAGCCAGGTCACCGGGCGCACCTATACCGAATTCGGCGGCTGGCGCGGCAAGGCCCACAATGGCTTTTTACCGACTGCCGAAACTGCGGTGTTTTTATTGGCCGGACAGGATTTGCAACGCCGTTTCAGCGCGCTGCAATTGTTCGACGAGCAACACGCGCTTTTGAAAAAAGGCATCCTCAAACTGGAACACCAGGCCAGCGGCGAACCCTTCCTCAATGCGGTGATCGCCATCAATACGGAATACCTGCATCTGTGCACCCACGGCCAGGTGCAAAAACCCGATTACAGCATGGAGTTCCCCGCCAAACTCATCACCAGCAAACTCACCTGGGATGATTTGGTGTTGTCACGCGAAGTGATGGAAGAAATCGATCACCTGCACACCTGGCTTAGGCAAGGCAGGCAACTGGTCAGCCGCTGGGGCCTGGAGCGCAGTATCAAACCCGGCTATCGCAGTTTGTTTTTCGGGCCGCCAGGCACCGGTAAAACACTTACCGCCACGCTGCTTGGCGCCAGTGTAGGGGTAGATGTGTATCGCATCGACTTATCCATGGTGGTCTCCAAATACATTGGCGAAACGGAAAAAAACCTCGCCGGTGTATTCGACCAGGCGCAAAACAAAAACTGGATTTTATTTTTCGACGAAGCCGACGCGCTGTTTGGCAAGCGCACCCAAACCAGCAACTCCAACGACCGCCATGCCAACCAGGAAATCTCCTACCTGTTGCAGCGCGTGGAAGATTTTCCCGGGGTGGTGATCCTGGCGAGCAATATCAAAGCCAATATCGATGAGGCGTTTGCACGGCGCTTCCAATCGATTATTTATTTTCCGCTGCCCGACGAAGTGGAGCGCCTGCGCCTGTGGCAAAACCTGCTGGCCAATACCCAGTTGCTCGCCAGCGATGTCGACCTGCCACTGCTCGCGGAAAAATACGAACTCTCCGGCGGCTCGCTCACCAATGTCGCGCGCTATGCCGCCATACGCGCCAGCCGCCTGGGGCGTGAACAGATTAACCAGGCAGACCTGCTGCAAGGTATCAACAAAGAACTTCTCAAGGAGGGGCGCACGCTCTGA
- a CDS encoding DUF4157 domain-containing protein, whose protein sequence is MIAIVYFLHFTQPIPEGIARSQIMSHTHQTRSQETSRSHNTGSKVISPKFADQRSSTLAQLKQQAMMGSTTAQRADIPELEEETPAQGKFVAQRAEADGLEEEPEPAQLKPTHSPPPIQRAEKPNNTGLPNQLKAGIESLSGMSMDHVKVHYNSDKPAQLNAHAYAQGSDIHVAPGQEQHLPHEAWHVVQQAQGRVKPTMQMKTGVPVNDDVGLEHEADVMGAKAMNITSNSTPGTTQLYVIPTASNNVLQGAFTGVPLVVPHNPVNVAYHGHQFNNGGTRANTGCGTNNTIITAGEKKNSGSSLPGSPSGMQHYQYSYSRTGGLVRDPALNQASTRIHLINHRLENSANTQATAGNILLGSKRANNPTHLHNVENYVIKALSASSQENATYQATIANATTLTDADIGGNVTYWDRSNTPSTTVLPAYHLTDGWLDKNGQVTRTPTTGSATKKIKHQNGTSSTVPVPDGYFVRPSIFLPQHLWLEYNVTANYGATPAFVQNNINHERTQNGGGLNPTNQVLENNIQHFETSWKDDAFPSSFTSNASYYIASWIPGSPYHQVNEAPETIQTDT, encoded by the coding sequence GTGATTGCAATTGTTTACTTTTTGCACTTTACTCAGCCAATCCCCGAAGGAATTGCCAGGAGCCAGATCATGAGCCACACCCATCAAACCCGCAGCCAGGAAACTTCGCGCAGCCATAACACGGGTAGCAAAGTTATCTCGCCGAAATTCGCCGACCAGCGCAGCAGTACCCTCGCACAACTGAAACAACAAGCCATGATGGGCAGCACCACCGCCCAACGCGCTGACATCCCCGAGCTGGAAGAAGAAACCCCCGCACAGGGAAAATTTGTCGCCCAGCGCGCCGAAGCCGATGGACTCGAAGAGGAGCCTGAGCCGGCCCAGTTAAAACCGACTCATTCACCGCCACCGATACAGCGCGCTGAAAAACCCAACAACACCGGGCTGCCCAACCAACTCAAAGCGGGTATTGAATCGCTATCGGGCATGAGCATGGATCACGTTAAGGTTCACTACAACTCCGATAAACCGGCGCAATTAAATGCCCATGCCTATGCGCAGGGCAGTGACATCCATGTCGCACCGGGGCAGGAACAGCACTTACCCCATGAAGCCTGGCATGTGGTGCAGCAGGCGCAAGGGCGGGTAAAACCCACGATGCAAATGAAAACCGGCGTGCCGGTGAATGATGATGTGGGATTGGAACATGAAGCGGATGTGATGGGCGCGAAAGCAATGAATATAACTAGCAATTCCACTCCTGGCACAACCCAGCTTTATGTTATTCCTACAGCGTCAAATAATGTATTACAGGGTGCGTTTACTGGCGTGCCTTTGGTAGTACCGCACAATCCGGTTAATGTAGCCTATCATGGACACCAGTTTAATAATGGTGGAACCAGAGCAAATACTGGTTGCGGGACAAACAACACCATTATCACGGCAGGAGAAAAAAAGAATTCAGGAAGCTCATTACCGGGAAGCCCAAGCGGTATGCAGCATTACCAATACAGCTATAGTCGCACAGGTGGGCTGGTAAGAGATCCTGCATTAAATCAGGCATCAACACGTATCCATCTGATTAATCACCGACTGGAAAATTCCGCTAACACTCAGGCAACGGCTGGCAATATTTTATTAGGTAGCAAGCGAGCCAATAATCCAACCCACCTGCATAATGTAGAAAATTATGTCATCAAAGCATTAAGTGCATCCTCTCAAGAAAATGCTACCTATCAAGCAACGATAGCCAATGCAACAACCCTCACTGATGCAGATATAGGTGGAAATGTTACTTATTGGGATAGATCCAATACGCCAAGCACGACCGTATTACCTGCGTATCATTTAACAGACGGATGGTTAGATAAAAACGGACAAGTTACAAGAACACCTACTACTGGCAGTGCCACGAAAAAAATTAAGCATCAAAATGGAACATCATCAACCGTTCCTGTTCCTGATGGATATTTTGTACGGCCTTCCATATTTTTACCCCAACATTTATGGCTTGAATATAACGTAACTGCAAACTATGGTGCCACGCCCGCTTTTGTACAAAACAACATAAACCATGAAAGAACGCAAAATGGTGGTGGATTAAACCCAACAAACCAGGTGCTAGAAAATAACATTCAACATTTTGAAACCAGCTGGAAAGACGATGCATTCCCTTCCAGCTTCACCTCAAATGCCAGTTACTATATTGCTTCATGGATACCTGGCTCACCCTATCATCAAGTAAATGAAGCACCTGAGACGATACAGACAGATACATAG
- a CDS encoding eCIS core domain-containing protein — MSYIHKNDSLQKQGSGNENQKTLSPAFTDQRPSTSIQLKQQSLMNNAVSQRIDTINPEPETTLQYKEKSNNTGLPNQLKAGIESLSGMSMDHVKVHYNSDKPAQLNAHAYAQGSDIHVAPGQEQHLPHEAWHVVQQAQGRVKPTMQMKAGVPVNDDVGLEHEADVMGAKALTQLSEEKPVQHKTIHTTSNTSQPVQRAITRSMWKIINETEFKDDDDMHNTGMWLTSKYGYETANLIVNGILDRNNLSSEQHNFLQQNSNEDVNEQDEEDVNWVDHGDLGEYDDPEAIDHYIDENQIAQLARKGNTVSGPKSYATKNVGSFVNVSYRTDGQGCIDFSNPFNSTTWKNPVLAGSGVNLSAANKTIDKKNRAQHFAIGDLLYAKKQGKSKASYTTNLRSGKWTWHHLPATYKMVLVDMTVHAKHGHNGGVYLW; from the coding sequence ATGAGTTACATACATAAAAATGACTCTCTTCAAAAACAGGGTAGTGGTAATGAAAACCAAAAAACTCTTTCACCTGCATTTACCGATCAACGCCCATCAACATCTATACAGCTCAAACAACAATCGTTGATGAATAATGCTGTCTCTCAACGTATTGACACCATCAATCCCGAACCAGAAACCACCCTTCAATACAAGGAAAAATCCAACAACACTGGCCTGCCCAACCAACTCAAGGCGGGTATTGAATCACTGTCGGGCATGAGCATGGACCACGTTAAGGTTCACTACAACTCCGATAAACCGGCGCAATTAAATGCCCACGCCTATGCGCAGGGCAGTGACATCCACGTCGCACCGGGTCAGGAACAACACCTGCCACACGAAGCCTGGCATGTGGTACAGCAGGCGCAAGGGCGGGTAAAACCCACGATGCAAATGAAAGCAGGGGTACCGGTGAATGATGATGTGGGTTTGGAGCATGAAGCAGATGTGATGGGAGCGAAAGCGTTGACGCAGCTTTCTGAAGAAAAGCCAGTACAACATAAAACCATTCATACCACTTCCAATACATCACAGCCTGTACAGCGAGCTATTACGCGTTCAATGTGGAAAATCATTAATGAAACGGAATTCAAGGACGATGATGATATGCACAACACTGGAATGTGGTTAACATCAAAATACGGTTATGAAACCGCTAACCTTATTGTCAATGGCATTTTAGACAGAAACAACCTTTCCTCTGAGCAACATAATTTTTTACAACAAAACTCAAATGAAGACGTCAATGAGCAAGATGAAGAAGATGTCAATTGGGTTGACCATGGCGACCTGGGCGAATATGACGACCCTGAAGCCATCGACCATTACATCGATGAAAATCAGATTGCCCAACTGGCGCGCAAAGGTAACACAGTATCAGGCCCTAAATCCTATGCCACCAAGAATGTGGGATCGTTTGTAAATGTATCTTATAGAACCGATGGGCAAGGATGTATTGATTTTAGCAATCCTTTCAATTCAACCACCTGGAAAAACCCCGTCCTGGCCGGGTCAGGGGTTAACCTTTCCGCTGCCAACAAGACAATCGACAAAAAAAACAGAGCCCAGCACTTCGCTATTGGAGACCTTTTATATGCCAAGAAACAGGGCAAAAGCAAAGCGTCCTACACCACCAATCTCCGTTCAGGTAAATGGACATGGCACCACCTGCCCGCAACCTACAAAATGGTTTTGGTCGATATGACTGTCCACGCCAAGCACGGTCATAATGGTGGGGTTTATCTCTGGTAA
- a CDS encoding contractile injection system tape measure protein — MKPWGRPQHSIDELVLDLGFSSRSFAQREETELVHWLSDELLPALNRLFDHYSPEPQLLRFDTLSFDFGPVPASDYRAHIQQQLLEQFAALIKPRLLPLSPAFNDSKPWTDFTQDATDTQDATPPRADLAWVLDNQAGSSGTNIIHNPKNQAINGEVAAIGGETTATDSNLPPPQTSSPERQRREAALHWLVHYLASGQLPAPGNRGAPATASHHPGTGKPPHHQLLELVLGDRDSTLALGQALRQLPSQSQLLARLLAQFTPAHWQALIQQLAPAAGPALALLHQAQQLHRQQPALAPQWQPHQGWSDVLGLAIQAPDTPQSLWIDRVITPLAAQSPLGLPRLLGEGLPDEQRLDGHLPSDSFPDELQRLPNLAPALAQALAARDTGAAQALPEATSGTTHATPSPADIAPISPQEPAQSAQLAAKSAATPPVQHTLATALLDANPAPLQALWQQYRPQSPNLLRSLLQHYLPSAELRQRLALTLPLPLLADMLLLLAPAAGSLVAHLPQLVVDQTGAGQAGAPSTDQQDIPQESRQRQLWALAVGLVLAQAPVAGEDRQQGASPVQQQAARVTPASPGTEGAHPETRTASGTPATQAVSPDALPTGADAMAGVSAGQDASASGDRELPISTQAYAPAMAPVDAVDPEYGATPTLPATPATIPALVRQLSQTQASLHQQPDGALEQRWHRLLEHARTTARTTPLATARGDVPGAGARESTPANIHRGAQPTLPSDTPGVTGAGAQPGRVVETPALRQAPGQPGPGTLDTAALPAEAHARQTDTGAPGESLAAQAVASPDALNPLALALVRGDYTRLVQDWAAAYSRQPDRLRQLLRHYLPSPELRQQLALAMPLVWLEQALALIEPTLANDLLPLMAALAYSASAGPGLEPAPAASALDSAVARRAVSANSDLADNPGASDAGMRDSEVHTTGTAQALEGEEDRTEAGDAETTAGQTATHPLLAENTQRQFWALAIGLLLEAAPATGPGAVENRRATASAAPDINPLGAAQASTEYASLSSLANSATAADKNPQAQPGQAEITATGSEAMVSLPEGTTAARIATDSNDNPLPPPQLLQQLSQAYAQLYHLEPDLLAKRWHILLQASRPVSPEQAPQEQVPPEQTLSGQGSPEAAGQLPTPANPPRHGLTPPAATGRERSGEVPALSPTDPAQALATTSPAQQAAVTGALRERADQPLPAAPPSPVLSASEFPPDSAEAPVTPAIAAGLEYPPTPAPDNPPSEPSSAINTTGLDPLAVALIRGDSTQLQQLWARAYPQQSPQLQQLLRHYLPSPELRQRLALTMPLPWLEDALHVLAPDLAGVIIRLQQHIARPDQLRGDNPFAALGNNHQKASTHQESAHQERTDREHLKQGGSQPEGADQEHGEPQSGGQEKREQENRAPIPDVAEIQRQLWALAIGLLLAPSTQRQEPFTPGNSAQDTTAARSAPADAAPDTGVSTGQQAADTSAPSRFTTSGEPGPDHTPHPMQANTHHQVPAVPAPASTQNAASLIAALSHQLARLYHLDAQALAADWQALAHPETSTAPVSPPPIPVSTPQVADSEAISGGLSGESQGEGGDMQRDNISPLALFDLCMRLKAGHVRWETLPDDARLLERLVHSYIQLSPLFAAEYRREFGEAVNQHEPPPAQQLAYYRQLLQQLLDESLIDLEELQASARLQASHPARSTAPASTTAFDSPLPTPADNTGDNPAPAQVTGAPAKVKEGTTPNNPPGATPRQPSPTAPLDAEDQLASHKPTAPLSAADTSSVASPATPGMATGIPTSRRQPLAGTPSAADVAPMANTPSGASTPAVAPASAVPSSAAFSAADASAASEPTAPKPAPTIPLSPPAPAFSASSAATHGTPSPVRPPSLSLTDLFANTAIAGAAQSLQAHIHQLLNQPGDTLTREWRQLLAARAHRQWLVDTLPGYLLHRIASHLGGDAYTRLEHWLRPVMESLVLLGLNSQTGALKQAQWNWVLAQLFSDGPPYRQDAAAAEGLAPAQLQVLELLADAAALPDPRRLLRLVKQRLAAQADSAARSPDSGASTTATAADAADPDATNRDTDPARRHPRANPRSPINPAFSLNDNSNTPAVSDDTPWKDALPLHNVGQVLAAPFLPRLFSMLNLTAEGRFVHPMAADRAAHLLQFMVDGQTRAPEYELTLNKVLCGISTSLPLSAGIEITEQERNTIEQMLTSMIQHWKVLGSTSIAGLRETFLQRQGWLLLDEDYWRLQVQERSFDLLLDRLPWSIGMIKHSWMDKPLRVTWRHIS; from the coding sequence ATGAAACCCTGGGGCCGGCCACAACACAGCATCGATGAACTGGTGCTCGACCTGGGCTTCAGCAGCCGCTCATTCGCGCAGCGCGAGGAGACCGAACTGGTGCATTGGCTGAGCGATGAATTGCTGCCCGCCCTCAACCGCCTGTTCGACCATTACTCGCCTGAGCCGCAACTGCTGCGCTTCGATACCCTCAGCTTTGATTTTGGCCCGGTGCCTGCCAGCGACTATCGCGCCCATATCCAGCAGCAGTTGCTGGAGCAGTTCGCCGCCCTGATCAAGCCGCGCCTGCTGCCCTTATCACCGGCCTTTAACGACAGCAAGCCCTGGACAGACTTTACCCAAGACGCCACCGATACCCAGGATGCCACCCCGCCCAGGGCCGACCTGGCCTGGGTGCTGGACAACCAGGCTGGCAGCAGCGGCACCAACATCATTCATAACCCCAAAAACCAGGCTATCAACGGCGAAGTTGCTGCCATTGGCGGCGAAACAACGGCTACGGACAGCAACCTTCCCCCACCCCAAACATCATCCCCGGAGCGCCAACGGCGTGAAGCCGCCCTGCACTGGCTGGTTCACTACCTGGCCAGCGGCCAGTTGCCCGCACCGGGAAACCGAGGGGCACCCGCTACCGCCAGCCATCACCCCGGCACAGGTAAGCCGCCGCACCACCAGCTGCTGGAATTAGTGCTTGGCGACAGGGACAGCACCCTTGCCCTGGGGCAAGCCTTGCGCCAATTGCCCAGCCAGTCACAGCTGTTAGCGCGGCTGTTGGCGCAATTCACCCCCGCACACTGGCAGGCATTGATCCAGCAACTGGCCCCGGCGGCAGGCCCGGCGCTGGCCCTGCTCCACCAGGCCCAGCAGCTGCACCGCCAGCAACCGGCACTGGCTCCCCAATGGCAGCCACACCAGGGCTGGAGTGATGTGCTGGGTCTGGCCATACAAGCACCGGATACCCCTCAATCCCTCTGGATCGACAGGGTGATAACCCCGCTGGCAGCCCAAAGCCCCCTGGGGCTGCCTCGGCTACTGGGTGAGGGGTTACCGGACGAACAGCGACTGGATGGCCACTTACCCAGCGATTCGTTTCCCGATGAGTTGCAGCGATTGCCGAACCTGGCGCCCGCATTAGCACAGGCACTGGCCGCACGCGATACAGGTGCAGCCCAAGCGCTGCCGGAGGCGACATCGGGCACAACCCACGCCACACCTTCACCCGCCGATATCGCCCCGATATCACCACAAGAGCCAGCACAATCGGCACAATTGGCGGCAAAATCAGCAGCTACCCCCCCTGTGCAACACACCCTGGCCACAGCACTGCTGGATGCGAACCCCGCACCCTTGCAGGCCCTCTGGCAGCAGTACCGCCCGCAATCCCCAAACCTGTTACGCAGCCTGTTGCAACACTATTTACCCAGCGCCGAACTGCGCCAGCGGCTGGCGCTGACACTGCCGCTGCCACTGCTCGCCGATATGCTGCTCCTGCTGGCGCCGGCCGCCGGATCATTGGTCGCCCACTTGCCGCAATTGGTAGTGGATCAAACCGGTGCCGGACAAGCAGGGGCGCCAAGCACTGACCAACAAGACATACCGCAGGAAAGTCGCCAGCGCCAGCTCTGGGCCCTGGCCGTGGGATTGGTACTCGCGCAGGCACCTGTGGCGGGCGAAGACAGGCAACAGGGGGCATCCCCCGTACAACAACAGGCAGCGCGGGTCACACCTGCATCTCCGGGAACAGAAGGCGCGCACCCGGAGACACGCACCGCCAGCGGCACCCCAGCCACACAGGCTGTGTCACCGGACGCCTTGCCAACAGGCGCTGACGCCATGGCCGGGGTATCGGCGGGGCAAGACGCCAGTGCATCAGGCGACCGGGAACTGCCAATATCCACCCAGGCATACGCACCAGCCATGGCCCCTGTAGATGCTGTAGATCCAGAATACGGCGCTACCCCGACCCTTCCTGCAACACCAGCCACCATCCCGGCCCTGGTTCGCCAACTCAGCCAAACCCAGGCGAGCCTCCACCAACAGCCGGATGGCGCGCTTGAGCAGCGCTGGCACAGACTGCTGGAACATGCCCGTACAACCGCCCGTACCACGCCTCTGGCCACGGCCAGGGGAGATGTACCTGGCGCGGGAGCCAGGGAATCCACACCGGCCAATATCCATCGGGGCGCACAGCCAACACTCCCCAGCGACACGCCAGGGGTAACCGGGGCAGGTGCACAACCGGGCCGGGTTGTTGAAACACCTGCCTTGCGCCAGGCACCGGGCCAACCTGGGCCAGGTACCCTGGATACCGCCGCGCTCCCGGCGGAAGCCCACGCCCGGCAGACGGATACCGGCGCACCGGGCGAGTCCCTAGCAGCACAGGCGGTCGCCTCTCCCGATGCACTGAATCCACTGGCGCTGGCCCTGGTGCGCGGCGACTACACCCGGCTCGTGCAGGACTGGGCCGCGGCCTATAGCCGCCAACCGGATCGCTTGCGCCAACTGCTGCGCCACTATTTGCCATCGCCGGAATTGCGCCAGCAACTGGCCCTGGCCATGCCCCTGGTTTGGTTGGAGCAGGCGCTGGCACTGATCGAACCGACCCTGGCCAACGACCTGCTGCCCTTGATGGCCGCGCTTGCCTATTCCGCAAGCGCTGGCCCGGGCCTTGAGCCGGCGCCTGCCGCAAGCGCCCTGGACAGTGCAGTTGCCCGGCGCGCGGTATCCGCGAATAGCGACCTGGCCGATAACCCTGGCGCATCCGATGCCGGAATGCGCGACAGCGAGGTTCACACCACAGGTACAGCCCAGGCCCTGGAAGGAGAAGAGGACAGGACAGAGGCAGGGGACGCAGAAACCACGGCAGGCCAAACGGCAACTCACCCACTGCTGGCAGAGAATACACAGCGCCAGTTCTGGGCACTGGCTATCGGGCTCCTGCTGGAAGCAGCTCCCGCCACAGGACCAGGCGCAGTTGAAAACCGACGGGCAACAGCCAGCGCCGCCCCCGACATCAACCCCCTCGGGGCGGCGCAGGCAAGCACGGAATACGCCTCGCTATCATCCCTAGCCAATAGCGCAACGGCGGCAGACAAGAACCCACAGGCGCAACCGGGACAGGCGGAGATCACCGCCACGGGCAGCGAAGCCATGGTCTCCCTGCCGGAAGGTACCACCGCAGCACGCATCGCTACAGACAGCAACGACAACCCCTTGCCGCCGCCGCAACTGCTACAACAACTCAGCCAGGCCTATGCCCAGCTCTACCACCTGGAGCCAGACCTGCTCGCCAAGCGCTGGCATATCCTGTTGCAGGCCAGCCGCCCGGTATCCCCGGAGCAGGCGCCGCAGGAGCAGGTGCCTCCGGAACAAACGCTCTCCGGACAAGGGTCACCGGAGGCAGCAGGGCAATTGCCAACGCCTGCAAACCCGCCTCGCCATGGGCTGACACCCCCAGCGGCAACCGGGCGGGAGCGCTCTGGCGAAGTCCCGGCACTATCGCCAACCGACCCAGCCCAGGCACTGGCCACAACCTCGCCAGCACAGCAGGCCGCCGTCACCGGTGCGCTCAGGGAGCGCGCTGACCAACCCCTGCCGGCAGCGCCCCCATCACCTGTACTATCTGCCAGCGAATTCCCGCCGGACTCAGCCGAGGCGCCAGTAACCCCGGCCATTGCTGCAGGACTCGAATATCCTCCGACGCCAGCCCCGGACAATCCGCCGTCCGAGCCGTCATCGGCGATCAACACCACAGGGCTGGACCCACTGGCGGTAGCGCTGATCAGGGGCGACAGCACCCAGCTACAACAACTCTGGGCCAGGGCCTATCCGCAGCAAAGCCCGCAGCTGCAACAATTGCTGCGCCACTACCTGCCATCGCCGGAATTGCGCCAGCGACTGGCACTCACCATGCCCCTGCCTTGGCTGGAAGACGCCCTGCACGTACTGGCACCGGACCTGGCCGGCGTGATCATCCGCCTCCAGCAGCACATCGCGCGGCCAGACCAACTGCGGGGCGATAACCCCTTTGCGGCCCTGGGGAATAACCATCAGAAGGCGAGCACTCATCAGGAGAGCGCTCATCAAGAGAGGACTGACCGGGAGCACCTCAAACAAGGGGGCTCACAACCGGAAGGGGCAGATCAAGAACACGGGGAGCCACAATCCGGAGGGCAGGAAAAGCGCGAACAGGAAAATAGGGCGCCCATACCCGATGTTGCCGAGATACAGCGCCAACTCTGGGCCCTGGCGATAGGGTTACTGCTGGCACCATCGACACAGCGCCAGGAACCGTTCACGCCTGGCAATAGCGCACAGGACACAACTGCGGCCAGATCGGCACCCGCTGACGCGGCGCCGGATACCGGTGTATCCACCGGGCAACAGGCCGCGGACACATCAGCCCCGTCGCGCTTCACCACCAGCGGAGAACCTGGCCCTGATCACACGCCGCACCCGATGCAGGCCAACACCCATCACCAAGTACCTGCTGTGCCGGCCCCGGCAAGCACACAGAATGCCGCATCGCTGATCGCTGCCCTCAGCCATCAACTGGCCCGGCTCTATCACCTGGACGCCCAAGCCCTAGCAGCCGACTGGCAGGCGCTGGCTCACCCCGAGACAAGCACAGCCCCTGTGTCGCCACCGCCAATACCTGTATCAACACCACAAGTTGCGGATAGCGAAGCTATTAGCGGCGGGCTCTCCGGGGAAAGCCAGGGGGAAGGCGGGGATATGCAGCGCGACAATATCAGCCCGCTGGCGCTGTTTGACCTGTGCATGCGCCTGAAGGCCGGCCATGTGCGCTGGGAGACACTCCCCGACGATGCGCGCCTGCTGGAGCGATTGGTGCACAGCTATATCCAGCTTAGCCCGCTGTTCGCCGCGGAATACCGGCGCGAGTTTGGCGAGGCAGTCAACCAGCATGAGCCGCCACCGGCGCAGCAGCTGGCCTACTATCGCCAACTGCTACAGCAGCTACTGGATGAAAGCCTGATCGACCTGGAGGAACTGCAAGCCTCAGCCCGCTTGCAGGCCAGCCATCCCGCCAGGAGTACTGCCCCGGCATCTACCACCGCATTTGATAGCCCGTTGCCAACACCGGCGGATAACACCGGGGACAATCCCGCACCGGCCCAAGTGACAGGGGCGCCAGCCAAAGTGAAAGAGGGCACAACGCCCAACAACCCGCCGGGAGCAACACCTCGACAGCCCAGTCCAACCGCACCTCTGGACGCCGAAGATCAGCTAGCCAGCCATAAACCCACCGCTCCGCTATCAGCGGCAGATACATCCTCCGTGGCGTCACCCGCGACACCCGGCATGGCTACCGGCATACCGACATCACGCCGGCAACCGCTTGCAGGAACGCCATCGGCAGCAGATGTTGCCCCGATGGCAAACACGCCTTCCGGCGCGTCAACCCCAGCGGTTGCACCGGCGTCTGCTGTACCTTCATCGGCGGCATTTAGCGCAGCGGATGCCAGCGCAGCCTCCGAACCAACAGCCCCTAAGCCGGCGCCGACAATCCCCTTATCACCGCCTGCACCCGCTTTTTCGGCGTCGTCTGCCGCTACCCATGGAACCCCGAGCCCCGTGCGTCCGCCATCGCTTTCACTGACTGACCTTTTTGCCAACACCGCCATAGCCGGCGCCGCCCAAAGCCTGCAAGCCCATATCCACCAGTTGCTCAACCAGCCCGGGGATACGCTCACGCGCGAGTGGCGCCAACTGCTGGCCGCGCGCGCGCATCGCCAGTGGCTGGTGGATACCCTACCCGGCTATCTGCTGCACCGGATTGCCAGCCACCTGGGCGGCGATGCCTATACCCGGCTGGAACACTGGCTGCGCCCGGTGATGGAATCCCTGGTATTACTGGGGCTGAACAGCCAGACAGGCGCCCTCAAACAGGCCCAGTGGAACTGGGTCTTGGCACAACTGTTCAGCGACGGGCCACCCTATCGCCAGGATGCCGCCGCTGCAGAGGGGCTGGCACCCGCGCAACTCCAGGTACTGGAGCTGCTGGCCGATGCCGCCGCCCTGCCGGACCCGCGCCGGCTGCTGCGCCTGGTCAAACAGCGCCTGGCCGCCCAGGCGGATAGCGCCGCCCGCTCACCGGATTCCGGTGCCTCCACAACCGCAACTGCCGCCGACGCAGCGGACCCGGACGCCACCAACCGGGACACTGACCCGGCAAGGCGCCATCCCCGGGCCAACCCGCGCAGCCCGATCAACCCGGCGTTTTCACTCAATGACAACAGCAACACCCCGGCAGTCAGTGACGATACCCCCTGGAAAGATGCCCTGCCGCTTCACAACGTCGGCCAGGTGCTGGCGGCGCCATTTCTGCCGCGCCTGTTCTCCATGCTCAACCTCACCGCCGAAGGGCGCTTTGTGCACCCCATGGCCGCTGACCGCGCTGCGCACCTGCTGCAATTTATGGTGGATGGGCAAACCCGCGCCCCCGAGTACGAACTGACGCTCAACAAGGTGCTGTGCGGTATCAGCACCAGCCTGCCCCTGAGCGCCGGGATCGAGATTACCGAACAGGAGCGCAACACCATCGAGCAGATGCTCACCAGCATGATCCAGCACTGGAAGGTTTTGGGTTCCACCTCCATTGCCGGCCTGCGCGAAACCTTTTTGCAGCGCCAGGGCTGGCTGCTGCTGGACGAAGACTACTGGCGCCTGCAAGTGCAGGAGCGCAGTTTCGATTTACTGCTCGATCGCCTGCCCTGGAGCATCGGCATGATCAAGCACAGTTGGATGGATAAACCCTTGCGCGTTACCTGGCGCCATATTTCGTGA